One stretch of Amycolatopsis sp. NBC_00345 DNA includes these proteins:
- the pgsA gene encoding phosphatidylinositol phosphate synthase, whose protein sequence is MLNIFARASVSRVTDPIGRTLVRAGLTPNAMTVIGTAGAVACALAFFPQGLLLWGTFTVWGFAMLDLLDGAMARARGYGTPFGAVLDATCDRLVDGALFAAIAWWCFVQDHNNRAAAAALICLVLAQVISYVKARAEASGLEADGGLIERAERLIIALVGTGLHGLGVPWTVEITLWLLAVLSAVTLIQRAAAVAKAARAVAARQAAESAESAAGPAAGPAVEPDGGGQAPLAGDVRPGGAQP, encoded by the coding sequence ATGCTCAACATTTTCGCCCGTGCCTCAGTCTCCCGCGTCACCGATCCCATCGGCCGGACGCTGGTCCGGGCCGGACTGACCCCCAACGCGATGACCGTGATCGGCACCGCGGGTGCTGTCGCGTGCGCGCTGGCCTTCTTCCCGCAGGGACTCCTGCTGTGGGGGACGTTCACCGTGTGGGGGTTCGCCATGCTGGACCTCCTCGACGGCGCGATGGCCAGGGCCCGCGGCTACGGCACCCCGTTCGGCGCCGTGCTCGACGCCACCTGCGACCGGCTGGTGGACGGCGCGCTGTTCGCCGCCATCGCCTGGTGGTGCTTCGTGCAGGACCACAACAACCGGGCCGCGGCCGCCGCGCTGATCTGCCTGGTGCTCGCCCAGGTGATCTCCTACGTCAAGGCGCGCGCCGAGGCGTCCGGGCTGGAGGCCGACGGCGGCCTCATCGAACGCGCCGAGCGGCTGATCATCGCGCTCGTCGGCACCGGCCTGCACGGGCTCGGCGTGCCGTGGACCGTGGAGATCACGCTCTGGCTGCTCGCCGTGCTGTCGGCGGTCACGCTGATCCAGCGGGCCGCCGCGGTCGCGAAGGCCGCCCGCGCCGTCGCCGCCCGCCAGGCCGCGGAATCAGCGGAATCAGCAGCCGGACCAGCGGCCGGACCAGCCGTGGAGCCGGACGGCGGAGGGCAGGCGCCGCTGGCCGGCGACGTGCGGCCGGGCGGGGCGCAGCCGTGA
- a CDS encoding phosphatidylinositol mannoside acyltransferase: MSGLSRRLGELGYTAGWSLTRRLPESLGAMLFGLGADVAVRRGGGGVRQLRANLARVVPQADETELDELVRQAMRSYARYWYETFRLPAMDRDMVIGKVGAKITGVENIDAALAEGNGAVCALPHSGNWDAAGVWLADHLGSFTTVVERLEPESVYRKFVSFRESLGFEIVPLTGDSAAMRVLLKRLRENKVVCLVGDRDLTASGLPVKFFGDRARMPAGPARLAATTGAALLPVGSWFTEDGWQMRVHPRIRVTARAEVPAATQALADVFAGDIAAHPADWHMLQKFWLSDLEAGESAGLKEAS; this comes from the coding sequence GTGAGCGGGCTGTCCCGGCGGCTCGGCGAGCTCGGCTACACGGCGGGCTGGAGCCTCACCCGCCGGCTGCCGGAGTCGCTGGGGGCGATGCTGTTCGGGCTCGGCGCGGACGTCGCCGTGCGCCGGGGCGGCGGCGGGGTGCGCCAGCTGCGCGCCAACCTCGCGCGCGTGGTGCCGCAGGCCGACGAGACGGAGCTGGACGAGCTGGTCCGCCAGGCCATGCGCTCGTACGCGCGCTACTGGTACGAGACCTTCCGCCTGCCCGCGATGGACCGGGACATGGTGATCGGCAAGGTGGGCGCCAAGATCACCGGCGTCGAGAACATCGACGCCGCGCTGGCCGAGGGCAACGGCGCCGTGTGCGCGCTGCCGCACAGCGGCAACTGGGACGCCGCGGGCGTCTGGCTCGCGGACCACCTGGGCAGCTTCACCACGGTGGTCGAGCGGCTGGAGCCGGAGTCGGTCTACCGCAAGTTCGTCTCCTTCCGCGAGTCGCTGGGGTTCGAGATCGTCCCGCTGACCGGGGACAGCGCCGCGATGCGCGTGCTGCTCAAACGGTTGCGGGAGAACAAGGTGGTGTGCCTGGTCGGCGACCGCGACCTGACCGCGAGCGGCCTGCCGGTGAAGTTCTTCGGCGACCGCGCGCGGATGCCGGCCGGCCCGGCGCGGCTCGCGGCCACGACCGGCGCGGCGCTGCTGCCGGTCGGCTCGTGGTTCACCGAGGACGGCTGGCAGATGCGGGTGCACCCGCGCATCCGGGTCACCGCCCGCGCGGAGGTGCCGGCGGCCACGCAGGCGCTGGCCGACGTCTTCGCCGGCGACATCGCCGCGCACCCCGCGGACTGGCACATGCTGCAGAAGTTCTGGCTTTCCGACCTCGAGGCGGGCGAAAGCGCCGGCCTCAAAGAAGCGAGCTGA
- a CDS encoding DUF5937 family protein, which translates to MLDVAWSVDELARTRLAFSPLWEIVASAGVLQHPGEHALHLPWVKQASAALDEAGVDVTPLAGLMAGRHVPRFLAPAPASPVPELADELADLRDVPARAVRRELERMDPPWPAALTRLHRDPEAGLERLANLMERYWAVALAPAWPRMRALLEGDVLHRSRLLADGAVQDLFADLAPAVQWADGALTVAGRRVNAPGASHGRGLVLAPSVFVWPRVVSRTHAGSQPVLRYPARGLAGLWEAGGTQAPAALRGVLGRSRSILLAALATPADSAALARRTGLKAAVVAKHLELLATAGLLTTTPDGVHVRTAAADELVAATG; encoded by the coding sequence GTGCTGGACGTGGCCTGGTCCGTGGACGAGCTCGCGCGGACGCGGCTGGCGTTCTCGCCGTTGTGGGAGATCGTGGCCAGCGCCGGTGTGCTGCAGCATCCGGGGGAGCACGCGCTGCACCTGCCCTGGGTGAAGCAGGCGTCCGCGGCGCTGGACGAGGCCGGGGTGGACGTCACCCCGCTGGCCGGCTTGATGGCCGGACGGCACGTGCCGCGGTTCCTGGCGCCCGCGCCCGCGTCGCCGGTGCCGGAGCTGGCCGACGAGCTGGCGGACCTGCGCGACGTCCCGGCCCGCGCGGTCCGGCGCGAGCTGGAGCGGATGGACCCGCCGTGGCCGGCCGCGCTCACCCGGCTGCACCGCGATCCGGAGGCCGGGCTGGAGCGGCTGGCGAACCTGATGGAGCGCTACTGGGCGGTGGCGCTCGCGCCCGCGTGGCCGCGCATGCGCGCGCTGCTGGAAGGCGATGTCCTGCACCGTTCCCGGCTGCTCGCGGACGGTGCGGTGCAGGACCTCTTCGCCGACCTGGCGCCCGCCGTCCAGTGGGCGGACGGCGCGCTGACCGTCGCCGGTCGCCGGGTGAACGCGCCGGGCGCGTCGCACGGGCGAGGGCTGGTGCTGGCGCCGTCGGTATTCGTCTGGCCGCGCGTGGTTTCCCGCACGCACGCCGGCTCGCAGCCCGTGCTGCGGTATCCGGCGCGCGGGCTCGCCGGCCTGTGGGAGGCCGGCGGCACGCAGGCGCCCGCCGCGTTGCGCGGGGTGCTCGGACGCAGCCGCAGCATCCTGCTCGCCGCACTCGCGACGCCCGCCGACTCGGCCGCGCTGGCCCGGCGGACCGGGCTGAAGGCGGCCGTCGTCGCCAAGCACCTGGAGCTGCTGGCCACCGCCGGCCTGCTCACGACCACACCGGACGGGGTGCATGTCCGCACGGCCGCGGCGGACGAGCTGGTCGCGGCCACGGGGTGA
- a CDS encoding elongation factor G-like protein EF-G2, producing the protein MADKQSRSTDTGAAVAVADPAKVRNVVLVGPSGSGKTTLTEALLAASGTVPRAGTVIDGTTVCDHDPAAVRQQRSVGLSVAPVLHRGYKINLIDTPGYADFVGELRAGLRAADAALFVVCAAEGVDAATVAVWEECASVGMPRAVIVSRLDHHRADALAEIAACQAAFGAGVLPLYLPTRNGLAGLITQRYFDYSAGHPPRVGELDAADLAELADARNELIEGIIAESEDETLMERYLGGEEIAEETLIADLETAVARGSFHPVIPVCATSGTGLAEVLDGIVRAFPSPLEHRPPEVTTPDGGAHGALSADPEGPLAAEVVRTAVDSYVGRVSLVRVFSGTLRPENAVHVSGHGLAERGHEDHDADERVAHLYSPLGANLREVPYCVAGDLCALTKVGSAETGDTVSSPEDPLVMKPWRMPEPLLPVAVVAKTRSDEDTLSRNLSRLVAGDPTLRLDRNAETGQLVLWCMGEAHADVVLSRLRAGGADVGTEPVRISLRATFAKPARGHGRHVKQSGGHGQFAVCDLEVEPLPRGGGFEFVDKVVGGSVPHQFIPSVEKGVRAQLRRGLGDGHPVVDVRVTLVDGKAHSVDSSDAAFQTAGALGLREAAAAAGVTLLEPLDEVAVTLPDEHLGTVLGDLSSRRGRVLGTEAGDGGSTVIRAEVPAAELLRYAVDLRSLSSGTASFTRRPARFEPVPEGAAVPG; encoded by the coding sequence ATGGCCGACAAACAGAGCAGGAGCACCGACACCGGGGCCGCCGTCGCTGTGGCCGACCCCGCCAAGGTCCGCAACGTCGTGCTCGTCGGGCCCTCGGGATCGGGGAAGACCACGCTCACCGAAGCCCTGCTGGCCGCGTCCGGCACGGTGCCACGGGCCGGCACCGTGATCGACGGGACCACGGTCTGCGACCACGACCCGGCCGCGGTCCGCCAGCAGCGCTCGGTCGGCCTGTCCGTCGCCCCGGTCCTGCACCGGGGTTACAAGATCAACCTCATCGACACCCCGGGTTACGCCGATTTCGTGGGCGAGCTGCGCGCCGGGCTGCGCGCCGCCGACGCGGCCCTGTTCGTAGTGTGCGCCGCCGAAGGCGTCGATGCCGCCACGGTCGCGGTGTGGGAGGAATGCGCCTCGGTCGGCATGCCCCGCGCCGTCATCGTCTCCCGCCTCGACCATCACCGCGCGGACGCGCTGGCCGAGATCGCCGCGTGCCAGGCCGCGTTCGGCGCCGGCGTGCTGCCCCTTTACTTGCCGACGCGCAACGGCCTGGCCGGCCTGATCACCCAACGCTACTTCGATTACTCCGCCGGTCATCCGCCGCGCGTCGGCGAACTCGACGCCGCCGATCTGGCCGAACTCGCCGACGCCCGTAACGAACTGATCGAGGGCATCATCGCCGAGAGCGAGGACGAAACCCTGATGGAGCGGTACCTCGGCGGCGAGGAGATCGCTGAGGAAACGCTGATCGCCGACCTCGAGACGGCGGTCGCGCGCGGCTCGTTCCACCCGGTCATCCCCGTCTGCGCCACCAGCGGGACCGGCCTGGCCGAGGTGCTCGACGGCATCGTCCGCGCCTTCCCCTCACCGCTGGAGCACCGGCCGCCCGAGGTGACCACCCCCGACGGCGGCGCGCACGGCGCGCTGTCGGCCGACCCGGAGGGGCCGCTCGCCGCGGAGGTCGTGCGCACCGCCGTCGACTCCTACGTCGGGCGCGTTTCGCTGGTCCGCGTGTTCTCCGGGACGCTGCGGCCGGAGAACGCCGTGCACGTCTCCGGCCACGGGCTCGCCGAGCGCGGGCACGAGGACCACGACGCCGACGAACGCGTCGCACACCTCTACTCCCCGCTCGGCGCGAACCTGCGCGAGGTGCCGTACTGCGTGGCCGGCGACCTGTGCGCGCTGACGAAGGTCGGCTCCGCCGAAACCGGCGACACGGTGTCGTCCCCGGAGGACCCGCTGGTGATGAAACCCTGGCGGATGCCCGAGCCGCTGCTGCCGGTCGCCGTCGTCGCGAAGACCCGCAGCGACGAGGACACGTTGTCGCGCAACCTTTCCCGGCTCGTCGCGGGCGATCCGACGCTGCGGCTGGACCGCAACGCCGAGACCGGCCAGCTCGTGCTGTGGTGCATGGGCGAGGCGCACGCCGACGTGGTGCTGTCCCGGCTGCGGGCGGGGGGCGCGGACGTCGGCACCGAGCCGGTGCGGATCAGCCTGCGCGCCACGTTCGCGAAACCCGCGCGCGGGCACGGCCGGCACGTCAAGCAGTCCGGCGGCCACGGCCAGTTCGCGGTGTGCGACCTCGAAGTTGAGCCGCTGCCGCGGGGCGGCGGGTTCGAGTTCGTCGACAAGGTGGTCGGCGGATCCGTGCCGCACCAGTTCATCCCGAGTGTGGAGAAGGGTGTGCGGGCGCAGTTGCGGCGCGGGCTCGGCGACGGGCACCCGGTGGTGGACGTGCGCGTGACCCTCGTCGACGGCAAGGCCCACAGCGTCGACTCCTCCGACGCCGCCTTCCAGACCGCCGGCGCGCTCGGCCTGCGCGAGGCCGCGGCCGCCGCCGGGGTCACGCTGCTGGAACCGCTGGACGAAGTCGCTGTCACGCTGCCGGACGAACACCTCGGCACGGTGCTGGGCGACCTGTCGTCGCGCCGTGGCCGCGTGCTCGGCACCGAGGCCGGCGACGGCGGGTCCACGGTGATCCGCGCGGAGGTCCCGGCCGCCGAGCTGCTGCGCTACGCCGTCGACCTGCGTTCGCTGTCCTCCGGCACGGCCAGCTTCACCCGCCGTCCCGCCCGCTTCGAGCCGGTGCCGGAAGGAGCCGCCGTCCCGGGCTGA
- a CDS encoding NUDIX hydrolase, whose amino-acid sequence MSVLAWLPPVLAAIVLLGGLFLVATANRLDRLHVRTDAGWAALDAALARRAVVARAAAALLDGDGAGLHAAAERAEGAARADREAEENELTLVLARVDRSRLPVVLAEELTDAEHRVVIARRVHNDAVRDTLALRRRRKVRYFKLAGTAPLPEYFEFAEPDL is encoded by the coding sequence ATGAGCGTGCTGGCCTGGCTGCCGCCCGTGCTGGCCGCGATTGTGTTGCTGGGCGGGCTTTTCCTGGTGGCGACGGCGAACCGGCTCGACCGTCTCCACGTGCGCACCGACGCGGGCTGGGCGGCGCTCGACGCGGCGCTCGCCCGGCGCGCGGTCGTTGCACGGGCCGCCGCGGCGCTGCTCGACGGCGACGGGGCCGGGCTGCACGCCGCGGCCGAGCGGGCCGAAGGCGCGGCCCGCGCCGACCGGGAGGCCGAGGAGAACGAGCTGACGCTGGTGCTCGCGCGCGTCGACCGGTCCCGGCTGCCCGTGGTGCTGGCCGAGGAGCTGACCGACGCCGAGCACCGCGTCGTGATCGCGCGGCGGGTGCACAACGACGCGGTCCGCGACACGCTGGCGCTGCGCCGCCGGCGGAAGGTGCGGTACTTCAAGCTCGCCGGCACCGCGCCGTTGCCGGAGTACTTCGAGTTCGCCGAGCCGGACCTGTAG
- a CDS encoding HIT family protein, with protein sequence MSGPDGPELVEQDGAGVPDALQRLWTPHRMAYIKGQDKPDDDEADGCPFCRIPGLDDETGLVLARGETVYALLNLYPYNPGHLMVVPYRHVADYTELTVDETRELAEFTQHAMRVVRVVSAAHGFNIGMNQGVIAGAGIAAHLHQHVVPRWGGDANFMPVIGHTKVLPQLLGETRKLLADAW encoded by the coding sequence GTGAGCGGCCCGGACGGCCCGGAGCTCGTCGAGCAGGACGGGGCAGGGGTCCCGGACGCGCTGCAGCGCCTGTGGACCCCGCACCGGATGGCCTACATCAAGGGCCAGGACAAGCCGGATGACGACGAGGCGGACGGCTGCCCGTTCTGCCGCATCCCGGGCCTCGACGACGAGACGGGGCTGGTGCTGGCGCGCGGCGAAACGGTGTACGCGCTGCTGAACCTGTACCCGTACAACCCCGGTCACCTGATGGTGGTGCCGTACCGGCACGTGGCGGACTACACGGAGCTGACCGTCGACGAGACCCGTGAGCTGGCCGAGTTCACCCAGCACGCCATGCGCGTGGTGCGCGTGGTCTCGGCGGCGCACGGGTTCAACATCGGCATGAACCAGGGCGTGATCGCCGGCGCGGGCATCGCGGCGCACCTGCACCAGCACGTGGTGCCGCGGTGGGGCGGGGACGCGAACTTCATGCCGGTGATCGGGCACACGAAGGTGCTTCCGCAGCTGCTGGGCGAGACCCGGAAGCTGCTCGCCGACGCCTGGTGA
- a CDS encoding MarR family winged helix-turn-helix transcriptional regulator, giving the protein MSEPRWLSDDEQQVWRDFSLATAMLQAHLEGQLQHESGMPHTYYEVLVSLSEAEGRRLRMSELAAVRSSSRSRLSHAVARLEAKGWVRRESCPTDKRGAWAVLTDEGFAALEEAAPGHVQAVRESLFDPLAPGQVAALGEISAAILKQLRPRCAAAAAAEEAAASSAPVVELPKSG; this is encoded by the coding sequence ATGTCCGAACCTCGATGGCTTTCCGACGACGAGCAGCAAGTCTGGCGTGACTTCTCCCTGGCGACCGCCATGCTCCAGGCGCACCTCGAGGGACAGCTCCAGCACGAGTCGGGCATGCCGCACACCTATTACGAGGTGCTTGTCTCGCTGTCCGAGGCCGAGGGCCGTCGGCTGCGGATGAGCGAGCTGGCCGCCGTGCGGAGTTCGTCGCGCAGCCGGCTCTCGCACGCCGTCGCCCGGCTGGAGGCCAAGGGCTGGGTGCGGCGCGAGTCCTGCCCGACGGACAAGCGCGGGGCATGGGCGGTGCTCACGGACGAGGGTTTCGCCGCGCTGGAGGAGGCCGCGCCGGGTCACGTCCAGGCCGTGCGCGAGAGCCTGTTCGACCCGCTGGCGCCCGGGCAGGTGGCCGCGCTGGGCGAGATCAGCGCCGCGATCCTGAAGCAGCTGCGGCCGCGCTGCGCGGCCGCAGCGGCCGCCGAGGAGGCGGCCGCCTCCTCGGCGCCGGTCGTCGAACTGCCGAAATCCGGCTGA
- a CDS encoding AzlD domain-containing protein, translated as MDAVELIIAAAVLGAGTFAFRFAGPVLRTRVKLSARAERLMALAAIVLLAALVATSALTEGNSFAGIARPAGVLVGGVLAWRKAPFVAVVVAAAATAALLRLVGVP; from the coding sequence ATGGACGCCGTCGAACTGATCATCGCGGCCGCGGTGCTGGGCGCGGGGACGTTCGCGTTCCGCTTCGCCGGGCCGGTGCTGCGAACGCGGGTGAAGCTGTCCGCGCGCGCGGAACGGCTGATGGCACTGGCCGCGATCGTCCTGCTGGCCGCGCTCGTCGCCACCAGCGCGCTGACCGAGGGCAACTCGTTCGCCGGGATCGCCCGGCCGGCCGGGGTACTGGTCGGCGGCGTGCTCGCCTGGCGCAAGGCCCCGTTCGTCGCCGTGGTGGTCGCCGCCGCGGCCACCGCCGCCCTGCTCCGCCTGGTCGGTGTGCCGTGA
- a CDS encoding glycosyltransferase family 4 protein — protein sequence MKIGIVCPYSFDVPGGVQGHVIDLARALIERGHQVSVLAPADEDAVLPDFVHPAGKALGVRYNGSVARLQFGPVSYARVRRWIRDNGFDVLHLHEPAAPSLSLLALKIADGPIVATFHTATTRSRTLSAFQPVLRPLLEKITARIAVSALARRVQVEHAGGDAVEIPNGVDAEFFSRAVALEGYPRAGGTVGFVGRFTEPRKGMEVLLEALRQLLPDFEDLRLLVVGRGEPDQLRRMAGPRLWPHIELLGQVDDATKARALRSVDVYCAPNTGGESFGMILTEAMAAGTPVLASGLDSFRRVLDDGKAGMLTETADPASLADGLRELLGDPARRASLAAAAGERVIAYDWSVVVTQVLRVYETAIAADPRRVVAAERELAQ from the coding sequence CTGAAGATCGGCATCGTGTGCCCGTACTCCTTCGACGTGCCCGGCGGGGTGCAGGGGCATGTGATCGACCTGGCGCGGGCGTTGATCGAGCGCGGGCACCAGGTGTCGGTGCTGGCGCCGGCCGACGAGGACGCCGTGCTGCCGGACTTCGTGCACCCGGCCGGGAAAGCGCTCGGCGTCCGCTACAACGGCTCGGTGGCGCGGCTGCAGTTCGGGCCCGTGTCCTATGCCCGGGTGCGCCGGTGGATCCGGGACAACGGCTTCGACGTGCTGCACCTGCACGAGCCGGCCGCGCCGAGCCTGTCGCTGCTGGCGCTGAAGATCGCCGACGGGCCGATCGTCGCCACCTTCCACACGGCGACCACGCGCTCGCGCACGCTTTCGGCGTTCCAGCCGGTGCTGCGGCCGCTGCTGGAGAAGATCACCGCGCGGATCGCGGTGTCCGCGCTGGCCCGCCGGGTCCAGGTCGAGCACGCGGGCGGCGACGCGGTCGAGATCCCGAACGGCGTCGACGCCGAGTTCTTCAGCCGCGCCGTGGCGCTGGAGGGCTATCCCCGCGCCGGCGGCACGGTCGGGTTCGTCGGCCGGTTCACCGAGCCGCGCAAGGGCATGGAGGTGCTGCTCGAGGCGTTGCGGCAGCTGCTGCCGGACTTCGAGGACCTGCGGCTGCTCGTGGTCGGCCGCGGCGAGCCGGACCAGCTGCGCCGGATGGCCGGGCCGCGGTTGTGGCCGCACATCGAGCTGCTCGGCCAGGTGGACGACGCGACCAAGGCGCGCGCCCTGCGCAGCGTCGACGTCTACTGCGCGCCGAACACCGGCGGCGAGAGCTTCGGCATGATCCTGACCGAGGCGATGGCCGCGGGCACCCCGGTGCTGGCCAGCGGCCTCGACTCGTTCCGCCGGGTGCTCGACGACGGCAAGGCCGGGATGCTCACCGAGACCGCCGATCCCGCGTCGCTCGCCGACGGGCTGCGCGAGCTGCTCGGCGACCCCGCGCGGCGCGCGTCGCTCGCCGCGGCGGCGGGGGAGCGGGTGATCGCGTACGACTGGTCGGTGGTGGTCACGCAGGTGCTGCGGGTGTACGAGACGGCCATCGCCGCCGACCCGCGCCGCGTCGTCGCCGCGGAGCGGGAGCTGGCCCAGTGA
- a CDS encoding XdhC family protein gives MTAEPDACAVAHGEAEEQPAERTLVAVFASPVSRYLLAYAADAGYRTVLFEPDAARATGDFDVRTTPPELDRGTDVVVTDHHRPELGEVLRTALAGDPRWIGVLGNPRHPGPHVAALTALGVPEPDIARVHRPVGLNIGSRTPPEIAIATLAGLLADRNDRPGGFEF, from the coding sequence ATGACCGCTGAACCGGATGCCTGCGCGGTCGCGCACGGCGAAGCCGAGGAACAGCCGGCCGAGCGGACGCTGGTCGCCGTGTTCGCGTCGCCCGTCTCGCGGTACCTGCTGGCCTACGCCGCCGACGCCGGCTATCGCACCGTGCTGTTCGAGCCCGATGCCGCGCGTGCCACCGGCGATTTCGACGTCCGCACCACGCCGCCGGAGCTGGACCGCGGCACCGACGTCGTGGTCACCGACCACCACCGGCCCGAGCTGGGCGAGGTGCTGCGGACGGCGCTGGCCGGCGACCCGCGCTGGATCGGCGTGCTCGGCAACCCGCGCCACCCGGGCCCGCACGTCGCGGCGCTGACCGCGCTCGGCGTGCCGGAACCCGACATCGCGCGGGTGCACCGGCCGGTCGGGCTGAACATCGGCTCGCGCACCCCGCCGGAGATCGCCATCGCCACCCTGGCCGGCCTGCTCGCCGACCGCAACGACCGGCCGGGCGGCTTCGAGTTCTGA
- a CDS encoding FAD-dependent oxidoreductase — protein sequence MTISRRTFLVLSGAAATGLGAGPGPDRWEQLRRRLTGPLLRPGDAGYEDARHGFFSLYDHHPAAIAGCARAEDVQACVDFAARYGIPVAARSGGHSYAGYSTVDGGLVVDLGRLAGVEVRPDGRAVVGAGARLGPVYEALGAAGRALPAGTCPTVGIAGLTLGGGIGVLGRAYGLTCDHLESARVVTADGRLRTVSALSEPELLWALRGGGGGNFGIVTSFTFRTVPAPDLTSFSLQFPPAAGAALFAAWQDWQPRMPDELWSDLGLGATAANFGGCFVGPRSRLTPILDDFVRRVGSAPVGREEPETDFLGAMRYFAGCGDLSGPSCGPGWGGGGGGVQPGGYVATSRMLMRPAADPAAVVAMVSEDPVNYTIVDGGGGAIARGDSAFPHRRALASFQFLHDVAPAGEAAARREIGRLRDGLGPEFGTTGYVNYLDPEMPDWGRAYYGANLPRLRAVARRYDPDGVFSFPQALTRS from the coding sequence ATGACGATCAGCAGACGGACGTTCCTGGTGCTGTCCGGGGCGGCGGCCACCGGGCTCGGCGCGGGGCCGGGACCCGACCGCTGGGAGCAGCTCCGGCGGCGGTTGACCGGGCCGTTGCTGCGCCCCGGCGACGCGGGGTACGAGGACGCGCGACACGGCTTCTTCAGCTTGTACGACCATCACCCGGCCGCGATCGCGGGCTGCGCGCGGGCCGAGGACGTTCAGGCCTGTGTGGACTTCGCGGCCCGTTACGGCATTCCGGTGGCGGCCCGTTCCGGTGGTCACAGCTATGCCGGTTACTCCACTGTGGACGGTGGGCTGGTGGTGGACCTCGGCCGGCTCGCGGGGGTCGAGGTCCGGCCGGACGGGCGCGCGGTCGTCGGCGCCGGCGCGCGGCTGGGCCCGGTCTACGAGGCGCTCGGCGCGGCCGGGCGCGCGCTGCCCGCGGGGACCTGCCCGACCGTCGGCATCGCCGGGCTCACGCTCGGCGGCGGGATCGGGGTGCTCGGCCGCGCGTACGGGCTGACGTGCGACCACCTCGAGTCGGCCCGGGTGGTGACGGCGGACGGGCGGCTGCGCACCGTTTCGGCGCTCAGCGAACCGGAGCTGCTGTGGGCGCTGCGCGGCGGGGGCGGCGGCAACTTCGGCATCGTCACCTCGTTCACCTTCCGCACGGTGCCGGCGCCGGACCTGACGTCGTTCAGCCTGCAGTTCCCGCCCGCGGCGGGCGCGGCCCTGTTCGCCGCGTGGCAGGACTGGCAGCCGCGGATGCCCGACGAGCTCTGGTCCGACCTCGGCCTCGGGGCCACGGCGGCGAACTTCGGCGGCTGTTTCGTCGGACCGCGCAGCCGGCTGACGCCGATCCTCGACGACTTCGTCCGGCGGGTGGGGTCGGCGCCGGTCGGACGCGAGGAGCCGGAGACGGACTTCCTCGGCGCCATGCGGTACTTCGCCGGCTGCGGCGACCTGTCCGGCCCGTCGTGCGGGCCGGGCTGGGGCGGCGGCGGGGGAGGGGTGCAACCCGGCGGGTACGTCGCCACTTCGCGGATGCTGATGCGGCCCGCCGCGGATCCGGCCGCGGTCGTCGCCATGGTGAGCGAGGACCCGGTGAACTACACGATCGTGGACGGCGGTGGCGGCGCGATCGCGCGTGGCGACTCCGCGTTCCCGCACCGGCGCGCGCTGGCGAGTTTCCAGTTCCTGCACGACGTCGCGCCGGCGGGGGAGGCGGCGGCGCGACGGGAGATCGGCCGGCTGCGCGACGGGCTCGGGCCGGAGTTCGGCACCACCGGCTACGTCAACTACCTCGACCCGGAGATGCCCGACTGGGGCCGGGCCTACTACGGCGCGAACCTGCCCCGGCTGCGCGCCGTCGCCCGCCGGTACGACCCGGACGGGGTGTTCTCGTTCCCCCAGGCGCTAACCCGGTCCTGA